Proteins from a single region of Geothrix sp. PMB-07:
- a CDS encoding glutamine synthetase III has product MAKAQAPDTSSISRLDQFKISQYFGCNTFSERTMRERLQKDVYKAYRLALKRGEALSPEVARSVALAMKEWALEQGCTHFTHWFLPMTGATAEKHDAFITWDEPGTVIERFSGSQLIQGEPDASSFPSGGLRATFEARGYTAWDPASPAFLMEGPLGKTLCIPTAFVGYHGEALDHKVPLLRSMGALSAQAKDALKHFGVNAESVVAQCGPEQEYFAVDLDLAQQRPDLMFANRTLQGAKPPKGQELEDHYFGSIKERVLGFMQEVELECFKLGIPAKTRHNEVAPNQFEIAPIYEAANLASDHNQLLMEILKSVGERHNLAILLHEKPFAGVNGSGKHVNWSLATDEGQNLLEPGQTPEENLQFLYFLCATLKAIHTHGGLLRAAIASAGNDHRLGANEAPPAIMSAFLGAQLNHILDAIEKGDPADASTQRILDLGIGNLPAIEKDATDRNRTSPFAFTGNKFEFRAVGSSQPIALPLTVINAAVAEALETLNGRLEAELKAGKEHKAAVMAVVKQAIQETKAIRFEGNGYSDEWKQEAARRGLPHAKDTVAALHIWESAASKAVFSKPGILSEGELESRLHIRHEQYQKAIAIETQVLRQMAETQILPSITADLGARADSLTKLAAAGIAVPERLKAALQAQATLAGEAQVRLAAMKEALAAAEAIEDNHARTVAFGSSVNESKHALREVLDHLEEACDADLWPLPKYWQLLSPLL; this is encoded by the coding sequence ATGGCCAAGGCGCAAGCGCCAGACACCTCCAGCATCTCACGGCTGGATCAGTTCAAGATCAGCCAGTACTTCGGCTGCAACACGTTCAGCGAGCGGACCATGCGCGAACGGCTGCAGAAGGACGTCTACAAGGCCTACCGCCTGGCGCTGAAGCGTGGCGAGGCCCTGTCGCCCGAAGTGGCCCGCAGCGTGGCGTTGGCCATGAAGGAGTGGGCCCTGGAACAGGGCTGTACCCACTTCACCCACTGGTTCCTGCCCATGACCGGCGCCACCGCCGAGAAGCACGACGCCTTCATCACCTGGGACGAGCCCGGCACCGTCATCGAGCGCTTCAGCGGCAGCCAGCTCATCCAGGGCGAGCCCGACGCCAGCTCCTTCCCCAGCGGTGGCCTGCGAGCCACCTTCGAGGCCCGTGGCTATACCGCCTGGGATCCCGCCAGCCCCGCTTTCCTCATGGAAGGCCCTCTGGGCAAAACGCTCTGCATCCCCACCGCCTTCGTGGGGTACCACGGTGAAGCCCTGGATCACAAGGTGCCCCTTTTGCGCTCCATGGGTGCGCTGTCAGCGCAGGCCAAGGATGCCCTCAAGCACTTTGGCGTGAACGCGGAATCCGTGGTGGCCCAGTGCGGTCCCGAGCAGGAATACTTCGCGGTCGACCTGGACTTGGCCCAGCAGCGGCCCGACCTCATGTTCGCCAACCGCACCCTCCAGGGCGCCAAGCCCCCCAAGGGCCAGGAGCTGGAGGACCACTACTTCGGCAGCATCAAGGAGCGCGTGCTGGGCTTCATGCAGGAGGTGGAGCTGGAGTGCTTCAAGCTGGGCATTCCCGCCAAGACTCGGCACAACGAAGTGGCCCCGAACCAGTTTGAAATCGCACCGATCTACGAGGCGGCAAACCTCGCCAGTGACCACAATCAGCTGCTCATGGAGATTCTCAAATCCGTAGGTGAGCGCCACAACCTGGCCATCCTGCTCCATGAGAAGCCCTTCGCCGGCGTCAACGGCAGCGGCAAGCATGTGAACTGGAGCCTGGCCACGGATGAGGGCCAGAACTTGCTGGAGCCGGGCCAGACGCCCGAAGAGAATCTGCAGTTCCTCTACTTCCTCTGTGCCACCCTGAAGGCCATCCACACCCATGGTGGGCTGCTGCGCGCCGCCATTGCCAGCGCCGGCAACGATCACCGCCTGGGCGCCAACGAAGCGCCGCCCGCCATCATGTCCGCCTTCCTGGGCGCCCAGCTGAATCACATTCTGGATGCCATCGAGAAGGGCGACCCCGCGGATGCCTCCACGCAGCGCATCCTCGACCTGGGGATCGGCAACCTGCCCGCCATCGAGAAGGACGCCACGGACCGCAATCGCACGAGCCCCTTCGCGTTCACGGGCAACAAATTTGAATTCCGCGCCGTGGGCTCCAGCCAGCCCATCGCCCTGCCGCTCACCGTGATCAACGCCGCCGTGGCGGAGGCTCTGGAAACCCTGAATGGCCGCCTGGAGGCGGAACTGAAAGCGGGCAAGGAGCACAAGGCTGCGGTCATGGCGGTGGTCAAACAGGCCATTCAAGAAACCAAGGCCATCCGCTTCGAGGGCAACGGCTACTCGGACGAGTGGAAGCAGGAAGCCGCGCGCCGAGGCCTGCCCCACGCCAAAGACACGGTGGCGGCCCTGCACATCTGGGAGAGCGCCGCCTCCAAGGCCGTGTTCTCCAAGCCCGGCATTCTGTCCGAAGGTGAGCTGGAATCCCGCCTCCACATCCGCCACGAGCAGTACCAGAAGGCCATCGCCATCGAGACCCAGGTGCTGCGCCAGATGGCCGAAACCCAGATCCTGCCTTCCATCACGGCAGATCTGGGCGCCCGCGCCGACAGCCTGACCAAGCTCGCTGCGGCAGGCATTGCGGTGCCAGAGCGTTTGAAGGCCGCCCTCCAGGCCCAGGCCACATTGGCCGGGGAGGCCCAGGTGCGCCTTGCCGCCATGAAGGAGGCCCTGGCTGCGGCCGAGGCCATCGAGGACAACCACGCCCGCACCGTCGCCTTCGGCAGTTCGGTGAATGAA
- the nadA gene encoding quinolinate synthase NadA produces MDLTAPYVPDLESIPAGIDLVAEIRRLKAERKAVLLAHYYQEPEIQDLADFVGDSLQLSQQAAKADADVITFCGVHFMAETAKILNPTKTVVIPDMDAGCSLADRCPADYFAEWLKQYPDHDVVSYINCSAGVKALSTIICTSSNAVRVVESLPKDRKIVFAPDRHLGKWVAKQTCREMVLFPGFCIVHEQFTAKRLAALKAQHPEAKLIAHPECDATVSQLADFVGSTAALLNYVQKDSANAFIVATEAGILHQMKQRRPEAELIPAPADSGCNCSLCPYMKLNSLEKLYLCLRDLQPEIQMEEGLRRQALKPLERMLALG; encoded by the coding sequence ATGGATCTCACCGCCCCCTACGTCCCCGATCTGGAAAGCATCCCCGCTGGCATCGACCTGGTGGCCGAGATCCGGCGCCTCAAGGCCGAGCGCAAAGCCGTGCTCCTGGCCCACTACTACCAGGAACCCGAAATCCAGGATCTGGCCGACTTCGTGGGCGACAGCCTGCAGCTCAGCCAGCAGGCGGCCAAGGCCGATGCCGATGTCATCACCTTCTGCGGCGTGCACTTCATGGCCGAGACCGCCAAGATCCTGAACCCCACCAAGACCGTGGTGATCCCGGACATGGACGCCGGCTGCAGCCTGGCGGACCGCTGTCCGGCGGATTATTTCGCCGAGTGGCTGAAGCAGTACCCGGATCACGACGTCGTGAGCTACATCAACTGCTCGGCGGGCGTGAAGGCGCTCAGCACCATCATCTGCACCAGCAGCAATGCGGTGCGCGTGGTGGAAAGCCTGCCCAAGGACCGGAAGATCGTCTTCGCGCCGGATCGACACCTGGGCAAGTGGGTGGCCAAACAGACTTGCCGCGAGATGGTGCTGTTCCCCGGTTTTTGCATCGTGCATGAGCAGTTCACGGCCAAGCGGCTGGCGGCCCTCAAGGCCCAGCACCCGGAGGCCAAGCTCATCGCCCATCCAGAATGCGACGCCACCGTCAGCCAGTTGGCGGATTTCGTGGGCTCCACCGCAGCCTTGCTGAATTACGTGCAGAAGGACAGCGCCAACGCCTTCATCGTGGCCACCGAGGCCGGCATCCTGCACCAGATGAAGCAGCGCCGACCCGAGGCCGAGCTCATCCCCGCCCCGGCGGACAGCGGCTGCAACTGCAGCTTGTGCCCCTACATGAAGCTGAACAGCCTCGAGAAGCTCTACCTCTGCCTGCGGGACCTCCAACCCGAGATTCAGATGGAGGAAGGCCTCCGCCGCCAAGCCCTGAAGCCCCTGGAGCGGATGCTGGCCCTGGGCTGA
- a CDS encoding HAMP domain-containing sensor histidine kinase, protein MYRHRTSRYRILHPGAQGPGRWLRLEQRGALIMLGLAGLVTAALLAVAPTIYIREHVLNSRQAFMDSHWGDFEIVERHWKTLPMLQTVKTGTEPDVRHFLESQPLVVALLDRFEGRRLWLRQGEHLIHPGDSPQAQLYLGWLAHAEMAQRFEWNPPKDQDPDFGRIATVVLLSDRWLVLKRWEPGSPTVEQALSMAMTPSPNCRMGLLREDDEKRDDLEMLEWGRKPHIQADPARLVYYRLNCVVKTNAFGNGWSLGAIAFEEQERVYRADLQLRERIANTISVVVGLAIALGLWIRYRSRRRAVLDADRMAAMTHSLKTPLAILKFRCDSLRLGRLSPDRADEELLKIGEEVDHLTTLIESSLKVMRGQGPSGPRGQATRAWFQEVVEDLQPAFELEQRELELRLAPEAGHAPLPSLRAAVLTLLENALGHGRGRVTLETWRNRRRFCIQVTDEGEGLQPHQVKALGKPFLRIRERGKEGFQRDGQGLGLSLLIQVANQEGWGLSFASAPGEGFSALLEVPSA, encoded by the coding sequence ATGTACCGCCACCGCACCTCCCGCTATCGGATCCTCCACCCTGGCGCCCAGGGGCCGGGCCGTTGGCTTCGACTGGAGCAGCGGGGTGCCCTCATCATGCTGGGCCTCGCGGGCCTCGTCACGGCAGCCCTGCTGGCGGTGGCTCCCACCATCTACATCCGGGAGCATGTCCTCAATTCGCGCCAAGCCTTCATGGACAGCCATTGGGGCGATTTCGAAATCGTGGAGCGGCACTGGAAGACGCTCCCCATGCTTCAGACCGTCAAAACCGGCACCGAACCGGATGTGCGCCATTTCCTGGAGAGCCAACCTCTGGTGGTGGCCCTGCTTGACCGCTTCGAGGGCCGACGGCTCTGGCTGCGCCAAGGCGAACACTTGATCCACCCCGGGGATTCACCGCAGGCCCAGCTCTACCTCGGATGGCTTGCCCATGCGGAGATGGCCCAGCGGTTTGAATGGAATCCGCCCAAAGACCAGGATCCGGATTTCGGCAGGATCGCCACCGTCGTCCTGCTCTCCGACCGATGGCTGGTGCTCAAGCGCTGGGAACCCGGCTCACCGACCGTCGAGCAGGCGCTCAGCATGGCCATGACCCCTTCCCCCAATTGCAGGATGGGGCTCCTCCGCGAGGACGATGAAAAGCGCGATGACTTGGAGATGCTGGAATGGGGGCGCAAACCCCACATTCAGGCCGACCCGGCCCGCCTAGTCTACTATCGCCTCAACTGCGTGGTCAAAACCAATGCCTTTGGCAACGGCTGGAGCCTTGGAGCCATTGCCTTCGAAGAACAGGAGCGGGTCTACCGTGCCGACCTGCAGCTTCGGGAACGCATCGCCAACACCATCTCCGTGGTGGTGGGCTTGGCCATCGCCCTGGGCCTCTGGATCCGCTACCGGTCGCGGCGGCGGGCCGTGCTGGACGCTGATCGCATGGCGGCCATGACCCACAGCCTCAAAACCCCCCTGGCCATCCTGAAGTTCCGCTGCGATTCCCTGCGCCTGGGCCGACTCAGCCCTGATCGCGCCGACGAGGAATTGCTGAAGATCGGGGAGGAGGTGGATCACCTCACCACCCTCATCGAAAGCAGCCTCAAGGTCATGCGCGGCCAAGGGCCCTCGGGCCCCCGGGGACAGGCCACCCGGGCCTGGTTCCAGGAGGTGGTGGAAGACCTGCAGCCTGCCTTCGAGCTGGAACAGCGCGAGTTGGAACTGCGCCTGGCTCCGGAGGCCGGCCATGCACCGCTTCCCTCCCTGCGCGCCGCCGTCCTCACCCTGCTGGAGAACGCCCTGGGCCATGGCCGGGGCCGGGTCACCCTGGAAACCTGGCGGAACCGTCGCCGATTCTGCATCCAGGTGACCGATGAGGGCGAGGGACTGCAGCCGCACCAAGTCAAAGCCCTGGGCAAGCCCTTTCTGCGCATCCGCGAGCGGGGGAAGGAAGGGTTCCAGCGAGACGGTCAAGGCCTTGGCCTGAGCCTGCTCATCCAGGTGGCAAACCAGGAAGGCTGGGGCCTCAGCTTCGCCTCGGCTCCTGGCGAGGGGTTTTCCGCCCTCCTCGAGGTGCCGTCGGCATGA
- a CDS encoding response regulator transcription factor: MNTSALQPISGLSSPANIAMVNKPILERDAVTHILVVEDEPSLCQLLVNNLTFEGYSVEAALDGLPALAAHRAHRADLIVLDLMLPQMDGFEVLRTLRDSKDEVPVLMLTARGEEMDRVRGLSLGADDYMVKPFSVLELVARVKAILRRSRPMDRPVRLRSGPFCFDLPRLEAQRDGQMLELTPREFRLLEILISHAGRTHSRKELLQLAWEPDARPSARTVDVHIANLRRKLGEDQGAPWIATVGGEGYRWITAVEPEVK; this comes from the coding sequence ATGAACACGTCTGCGCTGCAGCCGATTTCCGGCTTGTCATCCCCGGCCAACATCGCCATGGTGAACAAGCCGATCCTTGAGCGAGACGCCGTGACCCACATCCTCGTGGTGGAGGACGAGCCGTCCCTCTGCCAACTGCTCGTGAACAATCTGACCTTCGAAGGCTACTCCGTGGAGGCGGCCTTGGACGGCTTGCCCGCCTTGGCCGCCCACCGGGCCCATCGGGCCGATCTCATCGTCCTCGACCTGATGCTGCCCCAGATGGATGGCTTCGAGGTGCTTCGTACCCTGCGGGACAGCAAGGATGAGGTGCCCGTGCTCATGCTCACGGCCAGAGGCGAGGAGATGGACCGGGTCCGCGGCCTCAGCCTGGGCGCCGACGACTACATGGTGAAACCCTTCTCGGTGCTGGAACTCGTCGCCCGGGTGAAAGCCATCCTGCGCCGCTCGCGGCCCATGGATCGCCCCGTCCGCCTGCGCTCGGGCCCCTTCTGCTTCGACCTGCCTCGGCTGGAGGCACAGCGGGATGGCCAGATGCTGGAGCTGACCCCCCGGGAATTCCGCCTGCTGGAGATCCTCATCAGCCACGCGGGCCGCACCCACAGCCGCAAGGAACTGCTGCAGCTGGCCTGGGAGCCGGATGCCCGGCCCAGTGCGCGAACGGTGGATGTCCACATCGCCAACTTGCGCCGAAAACTGGGGGAAGACCAGGGCGCGCCCTGGATCGCCACCGTGGGCGGTGAGGGCTACCGCTGGATCACCGCCGTGGAGCCCGAGGTGAAGTAG
- a CDS encoding class II 3-deoxy-7-phosphoheptulonate synthase: MTSWNPHSWQRFPAQQQPVYDNPSELEGFLARLRRLPPLVVPEEVVRLRHLLAEAATGRRFLLQGGDCAEQFKDCTPESIEGKLRVLLQMSVALTHGGRKPVVRVGRIAGQFAKPRSKPTETIRGREFPSYRGDLVNGLHADDASRRPDPGRMLEAYFHASATLNHLRALTAGGFADLHHPERWELPGGSGEVPAYRRTLDQVRESLDFLEALGGVQRDVLERIDFFTSHEALLLPYEEALTRWIGEDSSYYNLGAHTLWVGERTRQLDGAHIEYLRGIRNPIGVKVGPSASPEHLIELLHRLDPDREPGRITLISRFGATKIQAALPPLLQAVQATDHPVLWSCDPMHGNGTESATGLKTREFSAILSELRQAFEIHRTHGSHLGGVHIELTGQAVTECTGGTEGLSEEDLAKAYETGCDPRLNATQSLEMAFLIAEMMRG; the protein is encoded by the coding sequence ATGACGTCCTGGAATCCCCACAGCTGGCAGCGCTTTCCGGCCCAACAGCAGCCGGTCTACGACAACCCCTCCGAACTGGAAGGCTTCCTGGCGCGGTTGCGCCGCCTGCCGCCCCTGGTGGTGCCCGAGGAGGTGGTCCGTCTCCGGCACCTGCTGGCCGAAGCCGCCACGGGGCGCCGCTTCCTCCTGCAGGGCGGCGACTGCGCCGAACAGTTCAAGGATTGCACCCCCGAATCCATCGAGGGCAAGCTGCGCGTGCTGCTGCAGATGTCGGTCGCCCTCACCCATGGTGGCCGCAAGCCCGTGGTGCGCGTGGGCCGTATCGCCGGCCAGTTCGCCAAGCCCCGCAGCAAACCCACCGAGACCATCCGTGGACGGGAATTCCCCAGCTACCGAGGCGACCTCGTCAATGGCCTTCATGCAGACGATGCCAGCCGCCGTCCCGATCCGGGCCGCATGCTGGAGGCCTACTTCCACGCCTCCGCCACCCTCAACCACCTGCGGGCCCTCACGGCGGGCGGCTTTGCCGACCTGCATCACCCCGAGCGCTGGGAGCTGCCCGGTGGCAGCGGCGAAGTACCCGCCTACCGCCGCACCCTCGACCAGGTTCGCGAATCCCTGGATTTCCTGGAAGCCCTCGGCGGCGTCCAGCGGGATGTGCTTGAGCGCATTGACTTCTTCACCAGCCACGAGGCCCTGCTGCTGCCCTACGAAGAGGCGCTCACCCGCTGGATCGGCGAAGACAGCAGCTACTACAACCTGGGGGCCCATACCCTCTGGGTGGGCGAGCGTACCCGCCAGCTCGATGGTGCCCACATCGAGTACCTGCGCGGCATCCGCAACCCCATCGGCGTGAAGGTGGGCCCCAGCGCCTCACCCGAGCACCTGATCGAGCTCCTGCACCGGCTCGATCCAGACCGCGAGCCCGGCCGCATCACGCTCATCTCGCGCTTCGGCGCCACCAAGATCCAGGCCGCGCTGCCGCCCCTGCTCCAGGCGGTGCAGGCCACAGATCACCCCGTGCTCTGGAGCTGCGATCCCATGCACGGCAACGGCACCGAAAGCGCCACCGGTCTAAAGACGCGCGAATTCAGCGCCATCCTCTCGGAGCTGCGCCAGGCCTTCGAGATCCATCGCACCCACGGTTCCCACCTGGGCGGCGTGCACATCGAACTCACGGGGCAAGCCGTCACTGAATGCACTGGCGGCACCGAAGGGCTCTCCGAAGAGGATCTGGCCAAGGCCTACGAAACCGGCTGCGACCCGCGGCTCAACGCCACCCAAAGCCTGGAGATGGCCTTCCTCATCGCGGAGATGATGCGGGGTTAG
- a CDS encoding thioesterase family protein, whose protein sequence is MPFSHPIEVRFSDLDAMGHVNNAVVVSYMEQARFQWWRSFLGGRKFQEEGFLIVRAEVDYRMPILLGDEVHVELSCSKTGNSSFELSYRITKGLGGELFAEGKTVQVMLDFATHRPRPLASATREWLEAQA, encoded by the coding sequence ATGCCCTTTTCCCATCCCATCGAGGTGCGGTTCAGCGATCTGGACGCCATGGGCCACGTGAACAATGCCGTGGTGGTGAGCTACATGGAGCAGGCGCGCTTTCAGTGGTGGCGTAGCTTCCTGGGCGGCCGGAAATTCCAGGAGGAGGGCTTCCTCATCGTCCGGGCGGAAGTCGACTACCGCATGCCCATCCTGCTGGGGGACGAAGTGCACGTCGAACTGTCCTGCTCCAAGACAGGCAACAGTTCCTTTGAACTGAGCTACCGCATCACCAAGGGACTGGGCGGCGAGCTCTTCGCCGAAGGAAAAACGGTGCAGGTGATGCTGGACTTCGCCACCCACCGGCCTCGGCCCCTGGCCTCGGCGACGCGGGAGTGGCTGGAGGCGCAGGCCTGA
- a CDS encoding thiol-disulfide oxidoreductase DCC family protein — MPAPLILAYDPACTLCCRMALWLARRDRQGLLLILSVRDPELLSLAPELGGKPVEREIHGLDMATREIRAGADLLRPIALRLPGWRWVSPLLAIPGLTGLLNRVYLRWAAWRFRRTGRQPFA, encoded by the coding sequence ATGCCCGCTCCCCTGATCCTCGCCTACGATCCAGCCTGCACCCTCTGCTGCCGCATGGCGCTGTGGCTGGCCCGCCGCGACCGCCAGGGCCTGCTCCTCATCCTCTCCGTGCGCGATCCCGAGCTGCTGAGCCTGGCGCCGGAGCTGGGCGGCAAGCCTGTAGAACGGGAAATCCACGGATTGGACATGGCCACCCGGGAGATCCGCGCCGGCGCCGATCTGTTGCGTCCCATCGCCCTTCGCCTGCCGGGCTGGCGGTGGGTTTCCCCGCTCCTGGCCATTCCCGGACTGACCGGCCTTCTGAACCGCGTCTACCTGAGGTGGGCGGCGTGGCGGTTCCGCCGCACGGGCCGCCAGCCTTTCGCCTAG
- a CDS encoding CPBP family intramembrane glutamic endopeptidase: MDAESQTAWHPDRSWVDPLISMLALLALLASAYTLWARQLSAKRPLERAGLPARLMEVVLAGPRLLTGQTTAASQWTKAERQLKEPWDQALLAVLKAELNDPKARRPEATPAGAPGERFLRTWLAAYGDGPLPDQATRTEIHRRLGGGYAADLLEARLRDREGGGEALRTQARSALRTRVVGLGLLSGLVLALAAGGLALGIYLLVTLNKAPARPLPSWSMSGRAAAVVLLTWFLAFFLSGNLAALLLSPWPSLRWVALPLGYLMQAAFGVGLICKAEGITFATLWRRLTPGRTGPDLAWGGAFVALAVFLVIAVALIASPILKPSQSAQRELQDLLRGLSGLGPTLALFLTVAGLAPFFEELLCRGFLLPILARKQGMALALLVSALLFGAMHLQPAGLPTLCTLGWALGLAMRQTGSLRTPILLHACWNGCLFLLMRAFA, from the coding sequence ATGGACGCAGAATCCCAAACCGCCTGGCACCCGGACCGCAGTTGGGTGGATCCGCTCATTTCCATGCTGGCCCTCCTGGCACTGCTGGCCTCGGCCTACACGCTCTGGGCCCGCCAACTGAGCGCCAAACGGCCCCTCGAAAGGGCTGGCCTCCCGGCCCGGTTGATGGAAGTGGTGCTGGCCGGGCCGAGGCTCCTGACAGGGCAAACGACCGCCGCCTCGCAGTGGACCAAGGCCGAGCGGCAGTTGAAGGAACCCTGGGACCAGGCCCTGCTGGCGGTGCTCAAGGCGGAATTGAACGATCCCAAAGCCCGGAGGCCCGAGGCCACTCCGGCCGGCGCGCCAGGGGAGCGTTTCCTGCGGACCTGGCTGGCCGCCTACGGAGATGGCCCCCTGCCGGATCAGGCCACCCGGACGGAAATCCATCGCCGCCTGGGCGGTGGCTACGCGGCAGACCTTCTGGAAGCCCGGCTCCGGGACCGCGAAGGGGGTGGCGAGGCCCTGCGTACCCAAGCCAGGAGCGCCCTCCGCACCCGGGTGGTCGGACTCGGTCTTCTGAGCGGCTTGGTACTGGCCCTCGCTGCCGGGGGCTTGGCCCTGGGCATCTACCTGCTGGTCACCCTCAACAAGGCTCCAGCACGGCCCCTCCCCTCCTGGTCCATGTCGGGCCGGGCCGCCGCGGTGGTGCTGTTGACCTGGTTCCTGGCCTTCTTCCTGTCGGGGAACCTGGCGGCCCTGCTGCTCTCGCCGTGGCCCTCTCTGCGCTGGGTGGCCCTCCCGCTGGGCTATCTCATGCAGGCCGCGTTCGGCGTGGGGCTGATCTGCAAGGCCGAGGGCATCACCTTCGCCACCCTCTGGCGCCGCCTGACGCCGGGGCGAACCGGACCCGATCTGGCCTGGGGTGGCGCCTTCGTCGCTCTGGCGGTCTTCTTGGTCATTGCGGTGGCTCTGATCGCCAGCCCCATCCTGAAGCCCAGCCAGAGCGCCCAGCGGGAACTCCAGGATCTGCTGCGGGGCCTCTCGGGCCTGGGGCCCACTCTGGCCCTCTTCCTCACGGTGGCCGGACTCGCCCCCTTCTTCGAGGAGCTGCTCTGCCGGGGCTTCCTGCTGCCCATCCTGGCCCGCAAACAGGGAATGGCCCTGGCCCTGCTCGTCTCCGCCCTGCTCTTCGGGGCCATGCACCTTCAGCCCGCGGGCCTGCCCACCCTCTGCACCTTGGGCTGGGCTCTGGGCCTGGCCATGCGCCAGACCGGCAGCCTGAGAACGCCCATCCTGCTGCATGCCTGCTGGAATGGCTGCCTCTTCCTGTTGATGCGGGCCTTCGCTTGA
- a CDS encoding serine/threonine-protein kinase, with the protein MADPKTIGRYQVLRAIGQGGMGTVYLAEDPLLKRRVAIKVVRVTGNARHQAMLRFRREAEISAQLNHPNLVTIFDVGVEEDLGPFLAMEYVEGKSLAKHIKEKNLDTETSAKVLIQAMRALRAAHRRAIVHRDVKPDNILLSEEGRAKLMDFGIARSMGHLGQNQDNPLDPPTPLGDIESGPAQTLALRLTVTGDFLGSPAYAPPEVLRGSEGTPASDRYSFAATAFELLTGELPHPGSGLTQIIIHILQEPVAFPADLPPRLIAVFQRALSVDPDDRYTTLPEFMEELIDALPGPAHMRARLFAALGQDDDGSSVSTARFRLPVLTPPSEDSGAHAAQVRSRESQPVKIKLAEDPVESYLASRKPAPEPRPEGTDWVPIIKWVGLIFLLLQLFWWLAPNLSKVQIKP; encoded by the coding sequence ATGGCAGATCCAAAGACCATCGGCAGGTACCAGGTCCTGCGCGCCATCGGCCAAGGCGGCATGGGGACGGTCTATCTGGCCGAGGATCCGCTGCTCAAGCGCCGCGTGGCCATCAAGGTGGTGCGGGTCACGGGCAACGCCCGGCACCAGGCCATGCTGCGGTTCCGCCGCGAAGCCGAGATCAGCGCCCAGCTGAACCACCCCAACCTGGTGACGATCTTCGATGTTGGCGTGGAGGAAGACCTGGGGCCCTTCCTGGCCATGGAGTACGTCGAGGGCAAGAGCCTGGCCAAGCACATCAAGGAAAAGAACCTTGATACAGAGACATCCGCCAAGGTGCTCATCCAGGCCATGCGGGCCCTGCGGGCGGCCCACCGCCGGGCCATCGTCCACCGGGACGTGAAGCCGGACAACATCCTCCTCAGCGAGGAAGGCCGGGCCAAACTCATGGATTTCGGCATCGCCCGTTCCATGGGCCATCTGGGCCAGAACCAGGACAACCCGCTGGATCCCCCCACCCCCCTGGGTGACATCGAGAGTGGCCCGGCCCAGACGCTGGCCCTGCGGCTGACGGTGACGGGTGATTTCCTGGGCTCACCGGCCTACGCCCCACCCGAAGTGCTGCGGGGCAGTGAAGGCACGCCCGCCTCGGACCGCTACAGCTTCGCCGCCACGGCCTTCGAGCTGCTCACGGGGGAACTGCCCCACCCCGGCAGTGGCCTGACCCAGATCATCATCCACATTCTTCAGGAGCCCGTCGCCTTCCCGGCGGACCTGCCGCCACGCCTCATCGCCGTGTTCCAGCGGGCCCTGTCGGTGGATCCCGATGACCGCTACACCACCCTCCCCGAATTCATGGAGGAGCTCATCGATGCTTTGCCCGGTCCTGCCCACATGCGGGCGCGGCTCTTCGCGGCTCTGGGCCAGGACGACGATGGCAGCAGCGTGTCCACGGCCCGCTTCCGGCTGCCGGTTCTGACGCCTCCTTCCGAAGACAGCGGGGCCCACGCGGCCCAAGTCCGCTCCCGGGAGAGCCAGCCCGTGAAGATCAAGCTGGCGGAAGATCCCGTGGAGAGCTACCTCGCCTCCCGGAAGCCCGCGCCGGAACCCCGGCCCGAAGGCACCGACTGGGTACCCATCATCAAGTGGGTGGGGCTGATCTTCCTGTTGTTGCAGCTCTTCTGGTGGTTGGCGCCGAACCTCTCCAAAGTGCAGATCAAACCCTAG
- the efp gene encoding elongation factor P encodes MAALLEAIEIKRKMFFELEDTPYHCLDVEISTPTARGGQTLVRIKMRNLLTRAVFDKTFKAGDKFKEPDLVLSPASYLYSDGDGSHFMDQETYETHTLGESLMGDALNYLTEGLIVQIQKFNGNPIGLQMPTTVELAVTYTEPGARGDTASGNVTKPAKLETGIEIKVPLFIKEGEKVKVSTETGEFGGRA; translated from the coding sequence ATGGCAGCCCTTCTCGAAGCCATCGAGATCAAACGCAAAATGTTCTTCGAGCTGGAAGACACCCCGTACCACTGCCTGGATGTGGAAATCTCCACCCCCACAGCCCGGGGCGGCCAGACCCTCGTCCGCATCAAGATGCGGAACCTCCTCACCCGCGCTGTCTTCGACAAGACCTTCAAGGCCGGGGACAAGTTCAAGGAGCCGGACCTCGTCCTTTCCCCCGCCAGCTACCTCTACAGCGATGGGGACGGGTCGCACTTCATGGATCAGGAGACCTACGAGACCCACACCCTGGGTGAGAGCCTCATGGGGGATGCGCTGAACTACCTCACGGAGGGCCTCATCGTTCAGATCCAGAAGTTCAATGGCAACCCCATCGGCCTGCAGATGCCCACCACCGTGGAGCTGGCAGTGACCTACACCGAGCCCGGCGCCCGCGGGGACACGGCCAGCGGCAACGTGACCAAGCCCGCCAAGCTGGAGACCGGCATCGAGATCAAGGTGCCCCTCTTCATCAAAGAGGGCGAGAAGGTGAAAGTCAGCACCGAGACCGGCGAATTCGGCGGCCGGGCCTAG